One Epinephelus moara isolate mb chromosome 20, YSFRI_EMoa_1.0, whole genome shotgun sequence genomic window carries:
- the nap1l4a gene encoding nucleosome assembly protein 1-like 4a isoform X1 yields the protein MDANKGKGEQGMQNPAGQADRPPNYHFLESMLPKVVKRRVHALKRLQVQCANIEAKFYEEVHELERKYAALYQPLFDKRREIVTGTVEPTDEDCEWHSDREEEEELAEEVKEKAAIEDAKKEEATPEEDPKGIPEFWLTIFKSVDMLSDMLQEHDEPILKHLKDIQVKFSEPGQPMSFTLEFHFEPNGYFNNAVLTKVYKMKSEPDASDPFSFEGPEIIDCEGCQIDWHKGKDVTVKTIKKKQKHKGRGTVRTVTKQVPNDSFFNFFNPVKASPDGEMDEDSEFTLATDFEIGHFFRERIVPRAVLYFTGEALEDDESFEEEELEEGEDEEQEEEGDDDDDEGDFDPKKEQPQPAECKQQ from the exons ATGGACGCCAATAAAG GTAAAGGGGAACAAGGGATGCAAAATCCAGCTGGGCAGGCGGACAGACCTCCCAACTATCACTTCTTGGAAAG CATGCTCCCTAAGGTAGTGAAGAGGCGAGTGCATGCCTTGAAACGGCTACAGGTGCAGTGTGCCAACATAGAGGCTAAATTCTACGAGGAAGTCCATGAGCTAGAGAGGAAGTATGCTGCCCTCTATCAGCCACTGTTTGACAAG agacGAGAAATTGTCACAGGAACAGTGGAACCCACAGACGAAGACTGTGAGTGGCATagtgacagagaggaagaggaggagctaGCT GAGGAGGTAAAGGAAAAAGCTGCTATTGAGGATGCAAAGAAAGAGGAAGCCACACCTGAGGAAGACCCAAAAGGCATCCCTGAGTTCTGGCTCACCATATTCAAGAGTGTGGACATGCTCAGTGACATGCTACAG GAACATGATGAGCCCATCCTAAAGCACCTGAAAGATATTCAAGTCAAATTTTCTGAGCCAGGACAACCAATG AGTTTCACATTAGAGTTCCACTTTGAGCCCAATGGCTACTTCAACAACGCAGTCCTCACTAAAGTCTACAAGATGAAGTCAGAGCCTGATGCCTCAGACCCTTTCTCATTCGAGGGGCCAGAGATCATTGACTGTGAAGG CTGTCAGATAGACTGGCACAAGGGGAAGGATGTGACTGTGAAAACTATtaagaagaagcagaagcatAAAGGCCGTGGCACTGTCCGCACTGTTACCAAACAGGTCCCCAACGACTCTTTCTTCAACTTCTTTAACCCCGTCAAAG CTTCACCAGACGGAGAAATG GATGAAGACTCTGAGTTCACCCTAGCCACAGACTTTGAGATTGGTCATTTCTTCCGTGAGAGAATAGTTCCCAGAGCAGTGCTGTACTTCACTGGAGAGGCCCTGGAAGATGACGAGAGC tttgaagaggaggagctggaagagGGAGAAGATGAG gagcaagaggaggagggtgatgatgacgatgatgaggGAGACTTTGACCCCAAG AAAGAACAGCCCCAGCCTGCCGAATGCAAACAGCAGTAA
- the nap1l4a gene encoding nucleosome assembly protein 1-like 4a isoform X2: MDANKGKGEQGMQNPAGQADRPPNYHFLESMLPKVVKRRVHALKRLQVQCANIEAKFYEEVHELERKYAALYQPLFDKRREIVTGTVEPTDEDCEWHSDREEEEELAEEVKEKAAIEDAKKEEATPEEDPKGIPEFWLTIFKSVDMLSDMLQEHDEPILKHLKDIQVKFSEPGQPMSFTLEFHFEPNGYFNNAVLTKVYKMKSEPDASDPFSFEGPEIIDCEGCQIDWHKGKDVTVKTIKKKQKHKGRGTVRTVTKQVPNDSFFNFFNPVKASPDGEMDEDSEFTLATDFEIGHFFRERIVPRAVLYFTGEALEDDESFEEEELEEGEDEEQEEEGDDDDDEGDFDPKA; the protein is encoded by the exons ATGGACGCCAATAAAG GTAAAGGGGAACAAGGGATGCAAAATCCAGCTGGGCAGGCGGACAGACCTCCCAACTATCACTTCTTGGAAAG CATGCTCCCTAAGGTAGTGAAGAGGCGAGTGCATGCCTTGAAACGGCTACAGGTGCAGTGTGCCAACATAGAGGCTAAATTCTACGAGGAAGTCCATGAGCTAGAGAGGAAGTATGCTGCCCTCTATCAGCCACTGTTTGACAAG agacGAGAAATTGTCACAGGAACAGTGGAACCCACAGACGAAGACTGTGAGTGGCATagtgacagagaggaagaggaggagctaGCT GAGGAGGTAAAGGAAAAAGCTGCTATTGAGGATGCAAAGAAAGAGGAAGCCACACCTGAGGAAGACCCAAAAGGCATCCCTGAGTTCTGGCTCACCATATTCAAGAGTGTGGACATGCTCAGTGACATGCTACAG GAACATGATGAGCCCATCCTAAAGCACCTGAAAGATATTCAAGTCAAATTTTCTGAGCCAGGACAACCAATG AGTTTCACATTAGAGTTCCACTTTGAGCCCAATGGCTACTTCAACAACGCAGTCCTCACTAAAGTCTACAAGATGAAGTCAGAGCCTGATGCCTCAGACCCTTTCTCATTCGAGGGGCCAGAGATCATTGACTGTGAAGG CTGTCAGATAGACTGGCACAAGGGGAAGGATGTGACTGTGAAAACTATtaagaagaagcagaagcatAAAGGCCGTGGCACTGTCCGCACTGTTACCAAACAGGTCCCCAACGACTCTTTCTTCAACTTCTTTAACCCCGTCAAAG CTTCACCAGACGGAGAAATG GATGAAGACTCTGAGTTCACCCTAGCCACAGACTTTGAGATTGGTCATTTCTTCCGTGAGAGAATAGTTCCCAGAGCAGTGCTGTACTTCACTGGAGAGGCCCTGGAAGATGACGAGAGC tttgaagaggaggagctggaagagGGAGAAGATGAG gagcaagaggaggagggtgatgatgacgatgatgaggGAGACTTTGACCCCAAG GCATAA